A region from the ANME-2 cluster archaeon genome encodes:
- the hemC gene encoding hydroxymethylbilane synthase: MIIGTRGSALALAQADKVAAMLKERGFDTRRKIIKTSGDAFTDRPLHEVPGVGAFVRELDDRMLEGEIDIAVHSMKDIPTERPDKLAIAAVLERDSPLDVLLTNDGSTLDELPEGAIIGTTSMRRRAQLLRYRPDLNIQDLRGNINTRRRKLEEGQYDGILLAEAGLQRMGWELDVVQLDPDNFCPSANQGTIVVVTPKDTEGHKAVSLLDHPPTNLETRLERIVIGILGGGCLVPIAAFATRVGSGMRIRAEVLSLEGDRFVKVDEVVPLDRCEEEAKRLGHQIVEQGGAELVSEAVEMLSNGRKFN; encoded by the coding sequence ATGATAATCGGTACACGGGGAAGTGCCCTGGCCCTGGCGCAGGCAGACAAGGTAGCTGCTATGCTAAAGGAGCGCGGATTTGATACCAGGCGCAAGATCATAAAGACAAGCGGTGATGCCTTCACTGACCGCCCCCTGCACGAGGTGCCGGGAGTGGGTGCATTCGTGCGCGAACTGGATGACAGGATGCTGGAAGGCGAGATCGATATCGCGGTCCACAGCATGAAGGACATCCCCACGGAGCGACCTGATAAACTGGCCATCGCTGCCGTACTGGAACGTGATTCGCCCCTGGATGTGTTGCTGACGAACGACGGTTCCACGCTGGATGAACTGCCTGAAGGGGCTATCATCGGCACCACAAGTATGCGCAGGCGCGCCCAGCTTCTTAGATACAGGCCCGACCTGAATATTCAGGACCTGCGGGGTAATATCAATACCCGCCGCCGAAAACTTGAGGAAGGTCAGTATGATGGTATCCTGCTGGCAGAGGCCGGACTGCAGCGTATGGGCTGGGAACTGGACGTGGTGCAGCTTGACCCTGATAATTTCTGCCCGTCCGCCAACCAGGGGACCATTGTGGTGGTGACGCCAAAGGATACTGAAGGCCACAAAGCCGTATCGCTGCTGGACCATCCTCCCACGAATCTTGAGACCCGGCTTGAGCGTATTGTAATTGGAATCCTTGGGGGGGGCTGTCTGGTGCCTATTGCCGCTTTTGCTACCAGGGTGGGCAGTGGTATGAGGATACGGGCTGAGGTGCTGTCACTGGAAGGCGACAGGTTTGTCAAAGTGGACGAGGTTGTGCCTCTTGATAGGTGTGAGGAAGAAGCAAAACGGTTGGGTCATCAAATTGTTGAGCAGGGAGGCGCCGAACTGGTCAGTGAGGCGGTAGAAATGTTATCAAATGGTCGGAAATTCAATTGA
- the hemL gene encoding glutamate-1-semialdehyde 2,1-aminomutase, protein MKREKSKQLFSKAKDLLPGGVSSPVRAINPYPFYTKSADGSKLTDVDGNTYIDYCLGYGPLMLGHNHPAIKEAIRAQLDQGWLYGTPTEMEVKLAERICDNYFSIDMVRFVSTGTEATMGAIRAARGYTGKNKIIKIEGGFHGAHDAVLVKAGSGATTQGAPDSLGVPRDFTKHTLQVPYNDIDAIVEAIDGYNGEVAALIMEPVMGNIGPILPEEGYLEQVRKVTKENDVLLIFDEVITGFRLAMGGAQEYYNVSPDLTTLGKIVGGGLPIGVIGGRRDIMQHISPAGKVYQAGTFNGHPLSLAASLATLDVLEKEKVHEKVNQKSDGLRAMLRDTVNDLGLDYNVSGVGSMFKVFFGEMPANYQEALNCDKEGYFNFFHRMLDSGVFLPPSQFETNFLSAAHTDEDIDATLKAYEENLRP, encoded by the coding sequence ATGAAGCGCGAAAAATCGAAACAATTGTTCAGCAAAGCAAAGGACCTGCTCCCCGGCGGAGTAAGCAGCCCGGTAAGGGCAATAAACCCGTACCCGTTCTACACAAAAAGTGCCGACGGCTCAAAACTCACTGATGTTGACGGTAATACGTACATCGATTATTGTCTGGGATACGGGCCACTTATGCTGGGACACAACCATCCGGCTATCAAGGAAGCCATCCGTGCCCAGTTGGACCAGGGCTGGCTCTACGGGACGCCTACCGAAATGGAAGTGAAACTTGCAGAACGTATCTGTGACAATTATTTCAGTATCGATATGGTCAGGTTCGTGTCGACCGGTACTGAGGCCACTATGGGAGCTATCCGGGCAGCCAGGGGTTATACGGGCAAGAACAAGATCATCAAGATAGAGGGCGGGTTCCATGGAGCCCATGATGCGGTCCTGGTAAAGGCAGGGAGCGGTGCGACCACGCAGGGTGCACCGGATTCTCTGGGTGTTCCCAGGGACTTCACGAAGCATACCCTGCAGGTCCCATACAATGATATTGATGCCATTGTTGAAGCCATAGATGGATATAATGGCGAGGTGGCAGCCCTCATCATGGAACCTGTCATGGGTAATATCGGCCCGATCCTTCCTGAAGAAGGTTATCTGGAACAGGTAAGGAAAGTAACGAAAGAGAATGATGTCCTGCTCATCTTTGATGAAGTGATAACGGGGTTCAGGCTTGCCATGGGAGGTGCACAGGAATATTACAATGTTTCACCCGACCTGACCACACTGGGCAAGATAGTGGGAGGTGGTCTTCCGATTGGTGTGATAGGCGGTCGCCGTGATATTATGCAACACATATCACCTGCCGGTAAAGTGTATCAGGCAGGGACCTTTAACGGACACCCATTGTCACTGGCAGCTTCACTTGCCACTCTTGACGTGCTTGAAAAAGAGAAGGTACACGAAAAGGTGAACCAGAAATCAGACGGCCTGCGCGCCATGTTGCGGGATACCGTGAACGACCTGGGACTGGACTACAATGTCAGCGGTGTAGGTTCTATGTTCAAGGTGTTCTTTGGCGAGATGCCTGCCAATTACCAGGAAGCTTTGAACTGTGATAAGGAAGGTTACTTTAATTTCTTCCACAGGATGCTCGATAGCGGCGTGTTCCTGCCACCGTCGCAGTTCGAGACCAATTTCCTGTCCGCTGCACATACTGATGAAGATATTGATGCCACCCTCAAGGCATATGAAGAGAACCTGAGGCCCTGA